A genomic window from Cardiocondyla obscurior isolate alpha-2009 linkage group LG02, Cobs3.1, whole genome shotgun sequence includes:
- the Vhasfd gene encoding V-type proton ATPase subunit H isoform X2 codes for MVDRANIKNIIPALPDEKIDMLAATSVLQQQAADIRNQRINWQPYFQSQMISKEDYDFIAAFDFSDAKTRENKLKENPHQAAKTFLNLLGYVSKDQTIQYILTMIDDMLQEDRSRVEIFREYSTRKRESVWGPFLNLLNRQDGFIMNMTSRIIAKLACWSHDLMEKTDLQFYLTWLKDQLKLSNNEYIQSVARCLQMMLRIDEYRFAFVSVDGISTLLSVLSGRVNFQVQYQLIFCLWVLTFNPLLAEKMNKFNVIPILADILSDSVKEKVTRIILAVFRNLIEKVEDGQVAKEHCIAMVQCKVLKQLSILCQRKFDDEDITDDIEFLNDKLQASVQDLSSFDEYSTEVKSGRLEWSPVHKSGKFWRENASRLNEKNYELLRILVHLLETSKDPLVLSVASFDIGEYVRHYPRGKHIIEQLGGKQRVMQLLGHEDPNVRYEALLAVQKLMVHNWEYLGKQLEKEQTGASGAPTNKPGAQVPAKA; via the exons ATGGTGGACCGTGCAAATATCAAGAACATTATACCGGCGCTGCCGGACGAGAAGATCG ATATGCTGGCAGCTACGAGTGTGCTCCAGCAGCAAGCTGCCGATATTAGAAATCAACGAATTAATTGGCAACCATATTTTCA atCTCAGATGATATCGAAAGAAGATTATGATTTTATTGCTGCCTTTGACTTCAGTGATGCTAAAACAAGGGAGAATAAATTGAAGGAAAATCCACATCAAGCAGCtaaaacttttcttaatttgcTTGGCTATGTTTCAAAAGATCAAACTATACAGTATATTCTCACAATGATTGATGATATGCTACAG gaAGACCGCAGTCGCGTCGAAATCTTCCGCGAGTATTCTACGCGAAAACGAGAATCTGTTTGGGGACCATTCCTCAATTTGTTGAATAGGCAAGATGGCTTTATAATGAATATGACGTCGCGTATTATAGCCAAGCTGGCTTGCTGGAGTCATGATCTCATGGAAAAAACTGATCTTCAGTTTTATTTGACATGGCTCAAGGATCAACTAAAACTTAGC aACAATGAGTACATTCAATCAGTGGCGCGATGTCTACAAATGATGCTTCGTATAGACGAATATCGTTTTGCATTCGTGTCCGTCGATGGAATTTCGACTTTACTTAGTGTTCTGTCGGGCAGAGTAAACTTTCAAGTGCAATATCAGCTTATTTTCTGTTTGTGGGTACTTACTTTCAACCCCCTTTTGGCAGAAAAGATGAATAA ATTCAATGTCATTCCTATTCTTGCCGATATTCTCAGCGACTCagttaaagaaaaagtaacgCGTATTATACTTGCAGTATTTAGG AATTTGATTGAGAAAGTAGAAGATGGACAAGTTGCTAAGGAACATTGCATCGCCATGGTTCAATGCAAGGTATTGAAGCAACTTTCGATATTATGCCAACGAAAATTCGACGACGAAGACATCACTGATGATATTGAATTCCTCAATGACAAATTGCAAGCGTCCGTGCAAGATTTAAGTTCATTTGACGAATATTCGACAGAAGTAAAATCTGGTCGTTTAGAATGGTCTCCCGTTCACAAATCAGGCAAATTCTGGCGCGAAAATGCGAGTCGTCTTAACGAAAAGAATTACGAACTCTTGCGAATTCTGGTCCATCTATTAGAGACCAGCAAAGATCCACTCGTTCTTAGCGTAGCCAGTTTCGACATTGGCGAATACGTGCGCCATTATCCACGTGGCAAGCA CATAATTGAACAACTTGGCGGAAAACAGCGCGTGATGCAGCTTCTCGGGCATGAGGATCCTAATGTCAGATACGAGGCTCTCCTTGCAGTGCAAAAACTTATGGTACATAATTG ggAGTATCTTGGAAAGCAATTAGAGAAAGAACAAACAGGTGCTTCAGGAGCACCCACCAATAAACCAGGAGCGCAAGTGCCAGCAAAAGCTTGA
- the LOC139113439 gene encoding 1-acyl-sn-glycerol-3-phosphate acyltransferase alpha-like isoform X2, which translates to MVLCGIYSTTGIALLFLFVLLCALSESVRYRAKFTFFIVASALAAGLWIPFMLFRIGSWKNALMPARCVVIIAKIIGMNFRFRGKENIVKDSGCVVLINHQSSLDLCVLGELWLAMDNCTVISKKEILYLGPFGFACWLWGTIFIDRKNAGESYQIINATTESIRQGKRRLLLFPEGHRHSGNSLLPFKKGAFHVAIESQMPIQPVVVSKYYYLDGKLKRFHSGNSFITVLPPIPTTGMTKNDLPKLMEQAYEVMNKTFVESTAECLEEQIRSLKLDY; encoded by the exons at GGTACTATGTGGAATTTACTCAACGACCGGCATCGCATTGTTATTCCTCTTTGTGCTGCTTTGTGCTTTGAGCGAGAGCGTGAGATATCGAGCGAAATTCACCTTCTTCATAGTGGCGAGCGCACTAGCGGCGGGATTATGGATACCGTTTATGCTGTTTCGAATCGGTAGTTGGAAAAATGCTCT aatgcCGGCGAGATGCGTGGTGATAATAGCGAAGATCATCGGGATGAATTTCCGTTTTCGTGGCAAGGAGAACATTGTCAAGGATTCAGGCTGCGTCGTGCTCATCAATCACCAGAGTTCATTAGACCTTTGTG TTTTAGGTGAACTGTGGCTAGCGATGGACAACTGTACTGTTATTTCAAAAAAGGAGATTTTGTACCTTGGACCATTTGGTTTTGCATGTTGGCTTTGGGGAACAATATTCATCGATAGAAAAAATGCCGGAGAATcgtatcaaattattaatgctaCAACAGAATCGATTCGTCAGGGAAag CGGAGGCTTCTTCTATTTCCCGAAGGACATAGACATTCAGGTAATTCGTTGCTGCCCTTCAAAAAAGGTGCTTTCCATGTTGCAATTGAATCTCAAATGCCGATTCAACCCGTTGTCGTGTCCAAATATTACTATTTGGacggcaaattaaaaagatttcatTCAG gaAATAGTTTTATTACCGTTTTACCGCCTATACCTACCACGGGCATGACCAAAAATGATCTTCCAAAACTCATGGAGCAGGCGTATGAAGTCATGAACAAGACCTTTGTAGAATCCACGGCGGAATGCCTCGAAGAACAGATACGAAGTTTGAAACTTGATTACTAA
- the App-bp1 gene encoding NEDD8-activating enzyme E1 regulatory subunit, with amino-acid sequence MASPESKSPEQSEKNRKYDRQLRLWGDHGQANLEAAHVCLINATGLGTEVLKSLVLPGIGAFTIVDGKKITGEDIEANFFLEADSIKKSRAQVATQMLLELNPDVTGDYIDEEPEQILSNSPDFFNSFTVVVATALTEKTLILLSKRLWELNIPLIVCKSLGFIAYMRIQIKEHTVVETHPDNETPDLRLDRPFDSLKNHIDSINLDEMNFKDHCHVPYLIILYKYLEKWISVHGALPKTYKEKQQLRDMIKNGMRRDNQDSSNSEENFEEAMKAVNTCIRVSDIPDSVINILNDNRCINLTAKSSSFWIIAKAVRDFIDNEGRGLLPLKGTLPDMTADTEKYIALQQIYHKQASADAEAVWRRTLQLLRQLGRSSDSILEKDVKLFCRHAANIYVEKGSCIADEYDPKVFDTNIIVQNLENPESMMIYYVMLRGVDKFQAEYNSYPGEFDDQVEPDIVKLKTCLTKLLSEWGCGPLAKDDYVHELCRFGGAELHSVSAFLGGLAAQEAIKLITNQYKPVHNTFIYDAATSYSGTFSF; translated from the exons ATGGCATCCCCCGAGTCAAAATCGCCCGAGCAGTCCGAGAAAAACCGGAAATATGATCGCCAATTGAG ACTATGGGGTGATCATGGCCAAGCAAATTTAGAGGCTGCTCATGTCTGTCTTATAAACGCCACAGGACTTGGCACAGAGGTATTGAAATCGCTAGTGCTTCCAGGCATAGGAGCATTTACTATAGTTGATGGCAAGAAAATTACTGGAGAGGACATTGAAGCTAA TTTTTTTCTAGAAGCtgatagtattaaaaaatctagAGCACAAGTGGCTACTCAAATGCTCTTAGAACTGAATCCAGATGTGACTGGTGATTACATTGATGAGGAGCCTGAACAAATTTTATCTAACAGtcctgatttttttaatagtttcaCTGTAGTTGTGGCAACTGCCTTGACTGAAAA aacGTTAATTCTTCTGTCGAAAAGACTTTGGGAATTGAATATTCCTCTAATAGTATGTAAAAGCTTAGGCTTTATCGCATATATGAGGATTCAAATCAAGGAGCATACAGTTGTAGAAACTCATCCGGATAATGAAACACCAGATTTACGCCTAGACAGACCATTTGATAGCTTAAAGAACCACATAGATTCTATAAATCTAGATGAAATGAATTTTAAAGATCATTGCCATGTACcatacttaattattttgtacaaataCTTAGAAAAATGGATTTCAGTGCATGGTGCTTTACCAAAAACTTACAAAGAAAAGCAGCAGCTCAGGGATATGATAAAAAATGGCATGAGACGCGATAATCAGGATTCTTCTAATAGTGAGGAAAACTTTGAAGAAGCTATGAAGGCTGTAAATACATGTATAAGAGTGAGCGATATTCCCGATagcgttataaatattttaaacgataatcgttgcattaatttaacagCAAAG AGCAGCTCTTTTTGGATTATTGCAAAAGCAGTTCGTGATTTCATCGATAACGAAGGACGAGGATTACTACCACTTAAGGGTACTCTACCCGATATGACTGCCGATACTGAAAAATACATTGCACTCCAACAAAT ttatcATAAACAAGCATCAGCAGATGCGGAAGCTGTATGGAGGCGtactttacaattattacGTCAGTTGGGAAGATCGTCAGATTCGATCTTAGAAAAGGACGTTAAGCTGTTTTGCAGACATGCCGCTAACATTTATGTAGAAAAAGGAAGCTGCATTGCGGACGAATATGATCCTAAAGTTTTTGATACTAATATTatag ttcaaaatttagaaaatccAGAGAGTATGATGATCTATTATGTCATGCTTCGAGGAGTAGATAAATTTCAGGCAGAATATAATTCGTATCCTGGCGAATTTGATGATCAAGTGGAACCTGATATCGTAAAACTTAAg ACATGCCTCACAAAATTGTTGAGCGAATGGGGATGTGGTCCATTAGCCAAAGACGATTACGTACACGAACTTTGTCGATTTGGTGGTGCGGAGTTGCATTCCGTTTCGGCATTTCTAGGCGGACTTGCGGCACAAGAGGCTATCAAACTCATTACGAATCAATATAAACCCGTTCACAATACCTTTATTTATGACGCCGCCACATCATATTCAGGAACATTCTCCTTTTAA
- the LOC139113439 gene encoding 1-acyl-sn-glycerol-3-phosphate acyltransferase alpha-like isoform X1 → MFKTVLCGIYSTTGIALLFLFVLLCALSESVRYRAKFTFFIVASALAAGLWIPFMLFRIGSWKNALMPARCVVIIAKIIGMNFRFRGKENIVKDSGCVVLINHQSSLDLCVLGELWLAMDNCTVISKKEILYLGPFGFACWLWGTIFIDRKNAGESYQIINATTESIRQGKRRLLLFPEGHRHSGNSLLPFKKGAFHVAIESQMPIQPVVVSKYYYLDGKLKRFHSGNSFITVLPPIPTTGMTKNDLPKLMEQAYEVMNKTFVESTAECLEEQIRSLKLDY, encoded by the exons ATGTTCAAGAC GGTACTATGTGGAATTTACTCAACGACCGGCATCGCATTGTTATTCCTCTTTGTGCTGCTTTGTGCTTTGAGCGAGAGCGTGAGATATCGAGCGAAATTCACCTTCTTCATAGTGGCGAGCGCACTAGCGGCGGGATTATGGATACCGTTTATGCTGTTTCGAATCGGTAGTTGGAAAAATGCTCT aatgcCGGCGAGATGCGTGGTGATAATAGCGAAGATCATCGGGATGAATTTCCGTTTTCGTGGCAAGGAGAACATTGTCAAGGATTCAGGCTGCGTCGTGCTCATCAATCACCAGAGTTCATTAGACCTTTGTG TTTTAGGTGAACTGTGGCTAGCGATGGACAACTGTACTGTTATTTCAAAAAAGGAGATTTTGTACCTTGGACCATTTGGTTTTGCATGTTGGCTTTGGGGAACAATATTCATCGATAGAAAAAATGCCGGAGAATcgtatcaaattattaatgctaCAACAGAATCGATTCGTCAGGGAAag CGGAGGCTTCTTCTATTTCCCGAAGGACATAGACATTCAGGTAATTCGTTGCTGCCCTTCAAAAAAGGTGCTTTCCATGTTGCAATTGAATCTCAAATGCCGATTCAACCCGTTGTCGTGTCCAAATATTACTATTTGGacggcaaattaaaaagatttcatTCAG gaAATAGTTTTATTACCGTTTTACCGCCTATACCTACCACGGGCATGACCAAAAATGATCTTCCAAAACTCATGGAGCAGGCGTATGAAGTCATGAACAAGACCTTTGTAGAATCCACGGCGGAATGCCTCGAAGAACAGATACGAAGTTTGAAACTTGATTACTAA
- the Vhasfd gene encoding V-type proton ATPase subunit H isoform X1, whose product MVDRANIKNIIPALPDEKIDMLAATSVLQQQAADIRNQRINWQPYFQSQMISKEDYDFIAAFDFSDAKTRENKLKENPHQAAKTFLNLLGYVSKDQTIQYILTMIDDMLQEDRSRVEIFREYSTRKRESVWGPFLNLLNRQDGFIMNMTSRIIAKLACWSHDLMEKTDLQFYLTWLKDQLKLSFDALQDHTDLHVGLEQDTTAEQAKEANELHELLNPNNEYIQSVARCLQMMLRIDEYRFAFVSVDGISTLLSVLSGRVNFQVQYQLIFCLWVLTFNPLLAEKMNKFNVIPILADILSDSVKEKVTRIILAVFRNLIEKVEDGQVAKEHCIAMVQCKVLKQLSILCQRKFDDEDITDDIEFLNDKLQASVQDLSSFDEYSTEVKSGRLEWSPVHKSGKFWRENASRLNEKNYELLRILVHLLETSKDPLVLSVASFDIGEYVRHYPRGKHIIEQLGGKQRVMQLLGHEDPNVRYEALLAVQKLMVHNWEYLGKQLEKEQTGASGAPTNKPGAQVPAKA is encoded by the exons ATGGTGGACCGTGCAAATATCAAGAACATTATACCGGCGCTGCCGGACGAGAAGATCG ATATGCTGGCAGCTACGAGTGTGCTCCAGCAGCAAGCTGCCGATATTAGAAATCAACGAATTAATTGGCAACCATATTTTCA atCTCAGATGATATCGAAAGAAGATTATGATTTTATTGCTGCCTTTGACTTCAGTGATGCTAAAACAAGGGAGAATAAATTGAAGGAAAATCCACATCAAGCAGCtaaaacttttcttaatttgcTTGGCTATGTTTCAAAAGATCAAACTATACAGTATATTCTCACAATGATTGATGATATGCTACAG gaAGACCGCAGTCGCGTCGAAATCTTCCGCGAGTATTCTACGCGAAAACGAGAATCTGTTTGGGGACCATTCCTCAATTTGTTGAATAGGCAAGATGGCTTTATAATGAATATGACGTCGCGTATTATAGCCAAGCTGGCTTGCTGGAGTCATGATCTCATGGAAAAAACTGATCTTCAGTTTTATTTGACATGGCTCAAGGATCAACTAAAACTTAGC TTTGATGCTCTTCAGGATCACACAGACTTGCATGTGGGACTAGAACAAGATACTACTGCGGAACAAGCCAAGGAGGCTAATGAACTGCACGAATTACTCAACCCG aACAATGAGTACATTCAATCAGTGGCGCGATGTCTACAAATGATGCTTCGTATAGACGAATATCGTTTTGCATTCGTGTCCGTCGATGGAATTTCGACTTTACTTAGTGTTCTGTCGGGCAGAGTAAACTTTCAAGTGCAATATCAGCTTATTTTCTGTTTGTGGGTACTTACTTTCAACCCCCTTTTGGCAGAAAAGATGAATAA ATTCAATGTCATTCCTATTCTTGCCGATATTCTCAGCGACTCagttaaagaaaaagtaacgCGTATTATACTTGCAGTATTTAGG AATTTGATTGAGAAAGTAGAAGATGGACAAGTTGCTAAGGAACATTGCATCGCCATGGTTCAATGCAAGGTATTGAAGCAACTTTCGATATTATGCCAACGAAAATTCGACGACGAAGACATCACTGATGATATTGAATTCCTCAATGACAAATTGCAAGCGTCCGTGCAAGATTTAAGTTCATTTGACGAATATTCGACAGAAGTAAAATCTGGTCGTTTAGAATGGTCTCCCGTTCACAAATCAGGCAAATTCTGGCGCGAAAATGCGAGTCGTCTTAACGAAAAGAATTACGAACTCTTGCGAATTCTGGTCCATCTATTAGAGACCAGCAAAGATCCACTCGTTCTTAGCGTAGCCAGTTTCGACATTGGCGAATACGTGCGCCATTATCCACGTGGCAAGCA CATAATTGAACAACTTGGCGGAAAACAGCGCGTGATGCAGCTTCTCGGGCATGAGGATCCTAATGTCAGATACGAGGCTCTCCTTGCAGTGCAAAAACTTATGGTACATAATTG ggAGTATCTTGGAAAGCAATTAGAGAAAGAACAAACAGGTGCTTCAGGAGCACCCACCAATAAACCAGGAGCGCAAGTGCCAGCAAAAGCTTGA